A DNA window from Jaculus jaculus isolate mJacJac1 chromosome 1, mJacJac1.mat.Y.cur, whole genome shotgun sequence contains the following coding sequences:
- the B3gat3 gene encoding galactosylgalactosylxylosylprotein 3-beta-glucuronosyltransferase 3: MKLKLKLKTVFLAYFLVSIAGLLYALVQLGQPCDCLPSLRAASEQLRQKDLRISQLQADLRRPPPVPAQPPEPEALPTIYVITPTYARLVQKAELVRLSQTLSLVPRVHWLLVEDAEGPTPLVSGLLAASGLLFTHLAVLTPKAQRLREGEPGWVRPRGVEQRNKALDWLRGRGGAVGGEKDPPPPGTQGVVYFADDDNTYSRELFKEMRWTHGVSVWPVGLVGGLRFEGPQVQDGRVVGFHTAWEPNRPFPLDMAGFAVALPLLFAKPNAQFDATAPRGHLESSLLSHLVDPKDLEPRAANCTQVLVWHTRTEKPKMKQEEQLQRQGRGSDPAIEV, from the exons ATGAAGCTGAAGCTGAAGCTGAAGACCGTGTTTCTCGCCTACTTCCTGGTGTCGATCGCCGGCCTCCTCTACGCGCTGGTGCAACTCG GCCAGCCATGTGATTGCCTCCCTTCCCTGCGGGCAGCATCTGAACAGCTTCGACAGAAGGATCTGAGGATTTCCCAGCTGCAGGCTGATCTCCGAAGGCCACCTCCTGTCCCTGCTCAGCCCCCTGAACCTGAGGCTCTGCCTACTATTTATGTCATTACCCCCACCTATGCCAG GCTAGTGCAGAAGGCAGAGCTGGTTCGGCTGTCCCAGACCCTGAGCCTGGTGCCCCGGGTACACTGGCTGCTGGTGGAAGATGCTGAGGGCCCCACCCCACTGGTGTCTGGGCTGCTGGCTGCTTCTGGTCTCCTTTTCACACATCTGGCTGTCCTCACCCCCAAGGCCCAGCGGCTCCGGGAAGGTGAGCCAGGCTGGGTCCGTCCCCGAGGTGTAGAACAGCGCAACAAGGCCCTGGACTGGCTCCGAGGCAGAGGGGGTGCTGTTGGTGGGGAGAAGGACCCACCACCCCCAGGGACCCAGGGagttgtgtattttgctgatgaTGACAACACGTACAGCAGGGAGCTCTTTAAGGAG ATGCGCTGGACCCATGGTGTCTCAGTGTGGCCCGTAGGCCTGGTGGGTGGCCTGCGATTTGAGGGCCCTCAGGTACAGGATGGCCGGGTTGTGGGTTTCCACACAGCATGGGAGCCCAACAGGCCCTTCCCTTTGGACATGGCAGGATTTGCTGTTGCCCTGCCCTTGCTGTTTGCTAAGCCCAATGCCCAATTCGATGCTACTGCACCCCGGGGCCACCTGGAAAGCAGCCTCCTGAGCCATCTTGTGGATCCTAAGGACCTGGAGCCACGGGCTGCCAACTGCACTCAG GTACTGGTGTGGCATACAAGAACCGAGAAACCCAAGATGAAGCAGGAGGAGCAACTTCAAAGGCAGGGCCGGGGCTCTGATCCAGCCATTGAGGTGTGA
- the Rom1 gene encoding rod outer segment membrane protein 1 — protein sequence MAPILPVVLPLQPRIRLAQGLWLLSWLLALAGALTLLCSGHLLVQLWHLGTFLAPSCRFPVLPHTALAAGAVALGTGLGGAGASRASLDAARYPPWRGVLGPLLVAGTAVGGGLLVFALGLALGLPLNLYQGLEEGLGTALAHYKDTEVPGHCHAKRLMDELQLKHHCCGRHSYKDWFGVQWVSNRYLDPSDPDVTDRIQSNVEGLYLIDGVPFSCCNPHSPRPCLQSRLSDPYAHPLFDPRQPNLNLWAQGCHEVLLDHLQGLSSTLGSMLAVTFLLQALVLLGLRYLHTALEGLGGVIDEEGETQGYLFPGGLKDMLKTWLQGGVAHKPAPEEALPEEAPPEEELPEA from the exons ATGGCGCCAATATTGCCCGTGGTCCTGCCCCTCCAACCCCGAATCCGTCTAGCACAGGGGCTCTGGCTTCTCTCTTGGTTGCTGGCACTGGCCGGTGCCCTCACCCTCCTCTGTAGCGGGCATCTCCTGGTTCAGCTGTGGCACCTTGGCACCTTCCTAGCACCCTCCTGCCGATTCCCTGTCCTGCCCCATACTGCCCTGGCAGCGGGCGCGGTGGCTCTGGGCACAGGACTAGGGGGAGCTGGAGCCAGTCGTGCAAGTCTGGATGCAGCTAGATACCCTCCCTGGCGAGGAGTTCTGGGACCACTGCTGGTAGCTGGCACTGCTGTAGGTGGAGGACTCCTGGTCTTTGCCCTGGGGCTAGCCCTGGGTTTGCCTCTGAATCTGTACCAGGGGCTAGAGGAGGGCCTGGGGACTGCTTTGGCTCACTACAAGGACACAGAGGTGCCTGGGCACTGTCATGCTAAACGACTGATGGATGAACTGCAGTTGAAGCACCACTGCTGCGGGCGCCATAGCTACAAAGACTGGTTTGGAGTCCAGTGGGTCAGCAACCGCTACCTGGACCCTAGTGACCCGGACGTGACTGA CCGAATCCAGAGCAACGTGGAAGGCCTATACCTGATTGATGGAGTGCCCTTCTCCTGCTGCAACCCCCACTCGCCccggccttgcctgcaaagccgactCTCAGACCCCTATGCCCACCCCCTTTTTGATCCTCGACAGCCCAATCTAAACCTCTGGGCCCAAGGGTGCCATGAGGTGCTGCTAGATCACCTGCAGGGCTTGTCAAGCACACTGGGCAGCATGCTGGCAGTCACCTTCCTGCTGCAG GCTTTGGTGCTCCTCGGTCTGCGATATCTGCACACAGCGCTGGAGGGGCTTGGAGGAGTCATAGATGAGGAAGGAGAGACTCAAGGCTATCTCTTTCCTGGTGGGCTGAAAGACATGCTAAAAACATGGCTGCAGGGAGGGGTGGCCCACAAGCCAGCACCTGAGGAGGCTCTACCAGAAGAGGCACCCCCTGAGGAGGAGCTACCTGAGGCCTAG